A window of Bactrocera dorsalis isolate Fly_Bdor chromosome 4, ASM2337382v1, whole genome shotgun sequence genomic DNA:
GACAGGAATCGGTAGTAAACAATTGGTGCAGAGCCCGTACTAATAGGTAGATTCATAATAACCTTTAAACTAAGCTCTCAGAGCTTCTTACGAGTCACTAACGATGTCTGTAGCCTTACGTTGTCCAAATGGAACCGAATTCCTCTCTTATTGGTCAAAGCTGGCCGCTTCAGGGCAATTGCTTGCATCAGATGGTGCTGAGTTGGATCATAGCGAAAAGCTCTTAGTAAACGCTTTCCTGCTAATCCCACCAAACTCACACCAAAACTTTCCTGATCGTTAATCTGGGCTTGACTAGTGCTCGTGCCGGCTCAAAGCGCATCGACCACGGCCGTTTTCAGTTGATGTTGTCGTAAGTGGCCTACTTTTTACCACCAATGACCATCCGCTTCATAATTtaatcgattttgttgcgatttgCAGTTTCTCTTCTCTGGTGTCGTCATAGCTTTACTCGATCGCACTTCTACAACGCGATATACAGATTACAAAAGTTctctattttcaaaaataatggatttttttcttctttattggcgtggaCACCACTTTTGCGGTTATAGCcgggcgccaattggaaattccaagtgtagccaggtccttctccagctgatcttttcaacggagtggaggtcttcctcttactCTGCTTCCTCCGGTGAGTACTGCATCAAATACTCTCggtagtgttttcatccattcggaagAACGTGACCTAGCCACCGGTTGTACGCTCtggtagaagattgtaccttttcTATGCAGCCCTGcagatcgaattattttctctagcactagattgaagaagttgcacgataggggctcgctttgtctgaaacctcgtttggtatcgaaaggtTCGGAGAGTtacttcccgatcctgacggatctGTTAGTCGCCCAATAAAAAGGGCACAACATCCACGGatttgtacatatacaataatctaatatatacatatctgcgTTTATATGTTGACTTTATTTGCGTGGGCGTCTGCCTAAGGATAAGCACATTCATATGACTAGCCGCATGTGCGCTATTTTTATACTGGCGAACGTTGCTGCACTCTGCTTGGGCGGTTAAGCGTTTACACGAGCAACACAACGGGATACTAATGAGCAAAGTAGCGGTTGTCGTCACAGCGCTGCCTGGCACCAATGTCGGTTGCAACTGCTGTGTTTGCACACGAAATTTGACTTCCTTTCAGTTCGTAATTGCTTCTCTGCTTAAACTTATAAAGTTTGTATTGagtttaaaacataaaaaattgtgaatgtAGTAAAAGTCCTTCTACTAGCGACCCGGAATGCCTATAAATACGATCTACACCCATTCCGCTTGCATAGTTTTCCAAAACCTCAGCAAAAAACcggaaatttccaatttgttGAAAGTCCCCAAAAGTTGGGATATTGTTTTCTGTCCGGCTTCCTTCAATTCTTATTTCCAGGCGATATCTATTCACGTTATCACCTAACGCTCTAGATCTTGAGATGGGTTACTTATTAGGTATTCACAGCTAACGTAAGGACGTAGATTGTCAACGATTCTCCAAGCTGTAGTGCTTGGTGAACTGAGCTCATCCACGCAGAGTTGTAGTTCAGAGCCTTTCATATGCAGCAAATGCCTTAATAACTCTGGAGATCGAATAGATTAAGAAAAGCTAGAAGGCTTCCTAAGACTGACTTGATTAAAGGTGATTAATAGCGCGTTTCTCCAAGTTCTCAAATATTTGGTCCAACTGTCATATGCGGAGTCAAGCTTGATCCTTATGTTTCAGCAAACTTAAATGTTATCTTTAAGAAATCTGTTTCAAATATCAACAAATTCCTATATTTTATCCTTACAGATTCCGATTTGTCCGATGAGAACTCAGAAATTGACATCGAGGATCGTTCCTCGCCCGATTCGGATATGCTACACAGTCATCACTATGGAACTTCGGCCAATAGCAGTGCGCAATTACACTTTATGGTCAACGAGTCCAGCGTGGAGTCAAATCAGCATTCACCAAATGCCGATGAGCGCGGCACTAATCGCAACCCGAACAGTAACACCAACAGCAATGCGACATCAAACACCAATAATCAATTGGAAATGCAAACtgcacacatgcaaacacacggCTATGGTGGAAGCGGTATTGGCGGCGGTGATCATATGCATCATAGCAAGCTGGGCTTAAATTTGAACAAGAGTGGACGCAAGCCACGCCGAAGACGCACTGCCTTCACACACGCGCAACTCGCCTATCTCGAGCGCAAATTCCGTTGTCAGAAATATTTATCGGTGGCCGATCGCAGCGATGTGGCAGAGACGCTCAACTTGTCGGAAACGCAAGTGAAAACTTGGTATCAGAATAGACGGTAAGTCACCGACAAccattctttttaatttcagtgcttttatttgcttattataaagattttccaaTTTCTCTCTGTTCTTCATTGTGTACTTTTTACCAACAGCACGAAGTGGAAGCGTCAAAATCAGTTGCGTCTCGAACAGTTGCGCCATCAGGCGACGTTGGAAAAAGAGTTTGTTAGCGATGGCACTTCTGGCGCAACGCTGGGCTGCTGCCCGACGGGCTTATCGACCTTTAGCTCCACGAATCCGTGCAATTTTCTTACTTCCGCAGCGGCAGCGGCGATCTTTCGTAATGTTGGCTACGTGCACGGCTGCCCGCTGTAAGCCAACCGACGCAATTAGTGTAAATTTACTTTAGCTAAgcgaattttttgtatttttttgttatttgctttaatttcatTGTAAATATGTGTTCTTTACTTTGAGTTACTGTGCAATgaagataaatatttatgcgaaattaattataaaaaaacggAAATCAAGATTACTTTACTCCAAAGAGTATGGTTCGATTAGAAGTTGATGTAATgtgaatgtaataaaaaatagtataagaaaaaataaatttaattgctgTTATTgatagaataaaaataataaaaacatcacCTAAAAGTATGGAGTATTAATTTTACTAGTGATATGGGTATTTATAGGTTATTGGAAGAGTTTAGAAACACTCTGAAATTATTGGTGTGGAACTTAGCCTAAACTTAAACCAAACTGGCATTTTGACAACTAGCTGACGTTGGATgaaaatttgattataattCGATAaccgaaagtaaaaaaaaaaattgagcacAAAAATCAGTAAGACGACTGAAGTCACTCTGATTTAGTGCTTAGAATAGGTAAAACTTGAAGACATTTGAAAAGTATAGACTTATAGATTGATGGTGTGGaactttgctttaaaattatgGTGTGGAACTTAGCTAAAACGCATGAATTGTCCAAGAAacagaaaattgttttaaaaacacaaaataaaatttaaaaaaattgtttacgcTCCAAACTCGATAAGACGACTCAAGTTATACCGATTTATTGCTCAGAATGGGTGCAACTTGAAGACCTTTCAACAGAATTTAATATCTCGAAGAGGAATGAAGACTTATCAGCCAAGAAGGACTCTATTGAAGCCACAAgttcattgaaaaaaaagaagacaTCCACAAGGCATGTAAAATacgtgttaatttttatttatgttacgTCCAGAAGCTAAACGCACCCTTATACACCTTTACCCCCTTTTGTGGTTATTCGTTCCATCAAAGCGATATTCTACAACTTTTCCTTTTCTACTATAAAATGGTTGGTGTTACCATTTGATTGGTAAATGCACAAGCTAAAATTTTTCTCCTCTCCCTCACCACCAGACACACTTCTCGCTGAATCTTTTGTATACACCTTATTccgattaaaaaattatttcaaccaTAAAAAGTTGTTACATGCACCACAAaggattacaaaaacaaaagcgttTTCAGTTGGTTATTTGCGGTTTTACGTTTTTCATTAAAAGTTCCACAGCTTCTGTGGTTGCGGCACTCAAGTGAAGCGGCGTTGGTCTGAGTTGAGTGTTGAACAGTGAGAAATACCTTACAGTCTTCTGCCACTTGTGAGTGCAGGCGAAAAAAGTGGTCTTTAAATATGCGCGAGTTAGAGATCGTATAAGAATATATTGTGatattttatgttctctgtcgaAGAGAGTATTGCTTAACTGTTTAACCGGGCCTATTAAAATATTCTGTTAGTACACTTTTGCCcccaaatttttcacaaaaatgaaTAGGTGTAATGCCAGGAGACTGCCCACTAAACTATATAACAGGtctatatgaaataaatatattaataccaTAAGATCATGCTTAGAGTTTCTGAATTATTCAAGTGGAACCCCGAATTGGGTGACAACATTCTAGGCAACCTGCTTCTTACTTATAGGGAAGATTGGGAACACGAACAACCTTGACGGCGGTTCTAAGCGACTGAATCAGTTGATTAGTTCTCAAAGATGTCAAAGCCTGAATGACTATAAGATCATGCTTATAATTTCTAAGTGTACAGTCTAATGGAAGCTCAGAGCCCAGAAACTCGTCATATTGGCACAAGTGAACTTAGAGAGGATCCCGAAAAAGTAACTAGAGTATGTCTGTTTTTTTGTCATTTCTAGTTTGAAGCTTAGTTCCACTTCTGTCGATCTATGGAAGTctaaaaaaccttaaaacgtcCTTGGAAAAGTCAAGCAATATTGGCTTTTTAGAGATTTTAAGATATAAGTAAACTTTTCGATCTATTCTTGATATTCTTTCCCAAGCATGGTCTTCAAGTAATCTTTTGGTACCTTACAATCGTCGATTGATATGTTGAGACAAAGGTGATCTATTAGGCATGGTTATTTTGTGTTACTTATTCGTTAAGTCTTACTAACACTCGGAACTTCCAGAGTTAGAAGGCTACCTCTTTGTTATGGTAGCTAATCAAGTATCCCTGGTTATTTCCAGTTATTTATAGGGAACCCAGGAAGAAAAATATGCACAAATCTACCTCTTGCAAAAGGTCTTTTAAGTACAAGTATACACGTTGATAGTTTCTTCCTCCACTTCCAGAATGTGATTGGTTCGACATAGCGTTGACTGGCATTTCTACAAGCGGTAGTTCGGAAAAATGTGGATAGATCTATAAAATCCTAATGGGTTAACTCTAATTTTGTCAACTTTATTTGTATAACAATGAAATTCTGCCGAACTCAtggatttacatatattttttcgaatactATAAATAAGGTTTCTAGATTGAGTtcggcatagttcagcgaattaaggtacagcggctacgctggctaggtcatgtcgtccgaacggatgaaaacactccagctctgaagttaatcgacacagtacccgctgggaaaagcagaggaagaagaagacctctaCTCCATTGAAAagatcaagtggagaaggacctggaatCTTTAAATCTCCAATTGCcgtcaaacagcgaaaaggaagaacaactggcgcgctgttgtaaactcggctataacccgtcaataaagaagaagaagattgatTGAAGTTGAGTTAAGGATGGAGCGGTTCCAAATGTGGAAACCGCGTTCGCATTAAGTTGTCAAACCTTTCCACTCCCTGTTTCTAGTTTTACTATGTAAAAGTATCATTTAAGTCAACCAAAAGGTTGGGTTAGATATTTAAATGCAATGGATACTACTGAAGAACCAACATTTGCAATATCCGCCTACCGCGCCACCATTACTGCAACCCGCTTCGAGGTTCTCTGAGgcttatgtgtatattttttacttataggAATATTATACATAATTGTACATGAAATTGTTGAATAGGTGTATATAGTATGTTATGTATGAATacctttttctttgaaaaaaaaatggttttgtaaAAATGCACTTCTAAAATGGAAAAGATACAAAATGTAGCCAACTGGAAAACAACCAACAAGCATGCAATTATATGTgctgcacaataaaaaatgcaacagtatacaataataataacagcaacaacgtgCCGCACAGTGATACATTTTCATGCATATTTACACCGCAATGCGATGCTTGCGCGCTTCAATGGAATGGGAACGTCGGTAAAGTGAATGCAATTGCAAAACGCAGGGTTGCAACGTAGTGAAAGCCACTTGTAAATAAAATCGAATGCATACTACGTAACtttgtaagtgtatgtgtgcatatgtgtggtGTAGAAAAATTGCATGGCTTTGGCAGATATTTTCTTACTACTTTTCACATTTAAACGAGGCAAATTGAATGGCGAATGTCGAGTGCCGACTGCCGACTAGCGCGCTGAAAAGCGTGAATTGATGCGCGCGGTGGGGCGCCAATGTGTATATGGAAAAGTTCTGAAATAGAAATTGCGCGGGGCAAAATGAATGCAATGCGAGGCTACGCCAAGCGCtaattaaaagcagcaaaacTGAAGGATGCTCCAGGAAAATCAGTGAAAATCAACTGCAGGTGAATTGGAAATAAATTGTAATGagcgcagcaacaaaaaaagtaacGGAAAACATATATATGGATATACACAGCAGCGCACAAAATAGATGTTAAGTAGAAGGAAACTAAGAGAAAAATGTGGCGCATAAATCAGCGCTTAATGTTGCAAATTATCTGCAGTTtgctgataaaaaaaaaacataataacgcGTAATAAAATTGGCGTagtgaaaatgttgaaaaataagcGCGCAGAAATGCATTCATAAGCTCTGCATTGCTGGCAACATAATACAAACGGTTAAGCCGTAAACTTTGCAAAACAGTCGCGCTGTTTGCAGCTTTATCCGCCTTTTATGCGTCGGCCGCCATCGATTATGGCTAGAAAATGTACcatgaaattggaaaattcaCTCAAAGTtaatatattgaataataatGTGGAAAATATATCAAAGTGAAGGGTTTCAAAAGCGTTCAATAGCCAAAATAACGCTGAGCTGCTTCAATATTACAGTTATACTAATGATTGAAAGCGGTAATATATGGATCAAacgctgttaatagcagattaTAAACTACTTATtctatgaagaaaaaaaaaattgtacatgaagaaataatttgtatattaaagtttataaagaGAGCTTTAGCTTATGAGAAATGACAGCTTATAAGCGATAATTCAAAAAATCGAACTGAGGTCTCTAACTGTACTctttataagaaaaaacaatCCTTATCCAATCCAATTCGAAAAAATCGAAATCTTATCAAAAATCGAAATGAGGTCTCTAACTGTACTCTTTATAAGAAACAATCCTTATCCAATCCaattcgaaaaaaatcgaaatcttATCAAAAAATCGAACTGAGGTCTCTAACTGTACTctttataagaaaaaacaatCCTTATCTGAGAGCCGTATCTTATCTTACAGGTTTTTTCGGAGACTAAATTTAAAGAGACTTTTTGAGGAATGACAGCTAAC
This region includes:
- the LOC105232233 gene encoding homeobox protein MSH-D; amino-acid sequence: MHHPSSKSFLIRDLLGDLINRPPPDSDSDLSDENSEIDIEDRSSPDSDMLHSHHYGTSANSSAQLHFMVNESSVESNQHSPNADERGTNRNPNSNTNSNATSNTNNQLEMQTAHMQTHGYGGSGIGGGDHMHHSKLGLNLNKSGRKPRRRRTAFTHAQLAYLERKFRCQKYLSVADRSDVAETLNLSETQVKTWYQNRRTKWKRQNQLRLEQLRHQATLEKEFVSDGTSGATLGCCPTGLSTFSSTNPCNFLTSAAAAAIFRNVGYVHGCPL